The sequence atttcaaaataataaaatatattttttcacttataatttatatttttaatatattatattttttatttatattcaaaatagCGGGAAAAAGCAAGAATATACATAACGAATGTACATACATTATGactgatatatataagtttgtTTTAAGGATCAATGCCAAAAATTAAGATGAATAAATGTTAAGCATTAGTAGGaaaatagttatatattacgaaaaaactatatataattatatgaattttaaattaaatatataaaaattatatgaagtaCAATTAtagaattacaaaaaaatatatacattaacattcaagttataataaattgcttattagaatataatataattctcatattttataatagaagtacaaatttaataaaaataaaacaaaatattcaCCTTATGAACTGTAAGTTCGTAATCCtagaatgtatatatgaatatgaaaaataattttaataataaatatttttaaatagatactactttatatataaagaaaattttatatcaaattaaaagtatataaattaatgaatagcttcatatattatatacatttttactaaattattaacaaaatttttaatggtatatttcaatattatcaatttaaacataattataaattaaatagtattttttttttttaaattacatataattaaatatatgcacgaatattttgaattcttaaaaaaaatatatatgtattatatatatttgatgaTAATTGAACAGAATATCTCTGTCATATTTTAATGACGCATCGTGATGTATATACATAGTTAAATTagaatttaaatatacattaattatatatttatctcctttttatttttacttaaacaaaattatcatattaataatataggaTGTAACTAATAGTAGAAATATTTGCATtgtcataatatatacatgaaaataactatacacatttttgaaatatttttaatttcaatataaaacatatgaaatttaaaaagtatatatttttaaaatatattttatttttttcaatttaattgtaaaaattcaatattttatttttgaagaTAAATTAACATCGTttataacaaatttattaagttaaaaaaaaagaaaaaaaaagtatctgagaaaaattttaaaaacacatgcttgtaaaatataatttgtaaatattacattttataaattagcTTAATCCTAACTAAAATGCATAGTcactataattttattatttatagcaTTTTTAGGTATccattaaatatatgcaattaACTAAagatatgaataatattatattatatatataacagtaCTTTATATAAGACAATATTGTGCATCttgttaattatattttttatgaaaatattttataaatacaatataagTGAGAAATCATTGTGaacacaaataaattatttgaatgtaatacttaatatattaattaacgatatttagtaatatttcaaattttcttattcctaaaaaagaaagaaattccccttttatacttattatactttttcatatattatatttagagaaatataacagaaaatactgtaatattcataattttttaaattttaagtgaaaaatatagttttcaacatttacaaattttcttaagtgcatataatattactatatttaccgaaatgtattttattttttaattactatTAAAATTGATAATAGTTTTAAGGtgaagtaaattttttttatttcattttggtTTTTATGGAATAGAATGAATTTTATTCATTCCCTTCATTTTGAGAACATTAAAGTTATTACCATcctaaaattatataattaattctagacaaatttttttatttttttcttttgaaacTATTTTTTGAACAAATTTTCGATGTAGGCTTAATTTCTATGTTTATTAGTAAATGTTgtttgtatatgtaataatgtaaaaaaatttaaatgacaCAATTATAGGTTAATATCTTATACAGTTATAAAACGCATAAAATAGAGAAGTGGATAACTCCGAAAGAATCGTTTTTTtgaaacataataatatatgaaaaaaattatagaacaatttaatcattttttatagtattttttcctattataAGTActgttaatataatatatgtaatcaCATAGATGTATCatattcattaataataaGTGATAAATTTAGGCATTTAGATTAACTATTAGTATATTGTTTTTGTTATGTATGaattatgaaattaaaaaaatatttgttttgttatcattattattataaatgcaTGATATCTAAGAAAAGAACTTAAAATAagtttattagaaaaaataaaagtttattGCAGGATATACtctatttaaatttttatataacatttattttttaagatatatattgtaaattgttaatataaaaaaattattaaaatattagcttttctaactttttaaaataaaaatagttttgGCTATGTTCAATATTAAAATGATGTATTATCGAAATATTTATATCCATTTACtatgtttttaataatttataaaaatattatatactaataaataggttatattttaatttcttatatattatagcaaataaagtaaaaatcgATATAggatttttacataaaatataaggaactatatgtgaaaatattataatttcttatcgctattttaaaataattctgtataattttttgaaaatggTGGTAAATATATTGTGATACacttattttacataataatttttatgatcTCCTTTGAATATAGTAATGTATATCTTATTTCGTattaatttcttaaaatatttaatatatttgtattttcttttatttcattttatttttttatccttacTTTTCAGAAACCAAATGTAAGTAagaaagataaaattttttatcattttgatGAAGATAACGAGCCTATGGATGATGAAAGAATTGAATTATTAAGTCCTTTAAAGAAGGATCATGCAgacttatataaaattggCTGTATGcttaataatagtattagAAATAAAGATTCGATGCCTGTATTAATTGATGACAGTGTTAATGATGTTGAATACTGCTATTTATTGAATGAAtggttaaataaaaaacaatttaaatatatttcagaAGGACCTAATTGtgaaaacaaaacaaaattatgggaagaaaaaattgaGGAATTGTGGGATCCATTAATAAAGCTTGcatatgttaatttttcgtgtgaaagaaataaaattgtcTATAATTGTTCTATTTCATCTGAACTGAAGAATACATTATCTGTGTGTTTTACACTTCTAggaatttttcttattacttttttttttttgtataaagtACGATAagaaatattgtaaaaaattataaaaattcaagatagaaaatgtttttaatttccattaaaatattataattatatatatacatcatatatttcattttttttcattatatataatagtttaGTCCCTTTGGACACAGGGTTGACAGTTgtctaaataaaaaaaaaagaataaaacagAATATAGTTCCAGAATGTTCATGTGAATTAACTGAAGGTTGTTATGATAATGGGGAGTCACATTCTGAAAAAGGAAGAATAAGGATTCATTACCACTCTGCATGATATTCTTAATtcacatataattatttatataaaatgtattttcatattgataaaaagaattaaaatatttatttatgaacatttatattttgaagtaaaaataaaaaataatataatgtgaatgtatttaacatataataacattacaaaaataatatgtcgCTCATAAATATGTAAGCTATTAATGTTAATTCTATATCACGTATAatttaatagaaaattttttattatattatagactaaaaaaaaaaatatatgatgaatacatcatattttatttaatgaaatatatatttccttaaaaaaatattattagctatattgtttttatttacataattatctataatatataactaaagCGCTTATATGCTCATTCGACTAAGTTTAACGTATAGGAAAcactatattttatattactacATGCTTAAGTAGCTATCATGATTTTTGTGAATTTagtattatttcattaatacgcaataaaaagaaataggatatattaattaatatgaatatacaaatatataatagaatttctaaaataattttaaataaatataaaaaaagaatgatgatacatttatatttccagaataatatttatgtatatttaaatttgattaccttaaatatttatataatctatagtatatatatattttgaagatatataaaagttatatattttattttttgtaaatagtataataattataataaattatattatcatatttttcaattacgtctttctatattattcttatatttcttCTACATATAATAGCAACAAtaataagtaataatatttatactaaAAAAGTAATACACAATTCGAATTTActcttatatgtatattgttCTAACAGAGGttctattatatttgttcatgttatagattatatatgcattataaTGGCATTGTTATGCttcaattaatttaatattttttaaatttatatatatatatttttatttaatcataagaaaaattatacttttgCTAATACATTTGTAtggtatatattttcattcgTTTTCTATTTAGATCcatgtaacatatatatatatatatattacataaatatttcagAGAATGATGTATATGAAATAGACAAAAGAAAATAGacaggaaatatatatataatgaaaaattattaagtatTCCATCTGTTTTAATGTAcctttattaattaaaaatgagatattaattttaattttatacatgtatgctGTATAAAGAGACTATTAGAATATAggaaatgaattatttt comes from Plasmodium malariae genome assembly, chromosome: 7 and encodes:
- the PmUG01_07050300 gene encoding PIR protein — its product is MVKPNVSKKDKIFYHFDEDNEPMDDERIELLSPLKKDHADLYKIGCMLNNSIRNKDSMPVLIDDSVNDVEYCYLLNEWLNKKQFKYISEGPNCENKTKLWEEKIEELWDPLIKLAYVNFSCERNKIVYNCSISSELKNTLSVCFTLLGIFLITFFFLYKFSPFGHRVDSCLNKKKRIKQNIVPECSCELTEGCYDNGESHSEKGRIRIHYHSA